A part of Scylla paramamosain isolate STU-SP2022 chromosome 24, ASM3559412v1, whole genome shotgun sequence genomic DNA contains:
- the LOC135112812 gene encoding uncharacterized protein LOC135112812 has product MRASKYDVLREVWKSVAVPCIMYGMDVIAWNENEIDKLEVGQNRVSRMALSAPRCTAVEALRGDMGWSTFRERLTKATLRYKIRFERMDDARIARKVYLWNEGGRKWRKKCMRMTDRNGLEVVWAIRMAGRNQNEREWVVTRGGRVGAEWDVRKWKNEIDKEVKCVGLNEWKNEMERKKTLEWYKEKEAPRYERWYDGSLGGDLLIRARSQCMDVNARSYRWSVSRSKVCQMCDMGEDETVEHVVLECVKYARDRNEMMQVILTELGHDRNERVGKTGKEWMVLLLGLCREANERMIEAVKEFLERMWRARCMNN; this is encoded by the coding sequence atgagagcaagtaagtatgatgtgttgagagaagtgtggaagagtgtggctgtgccatgtataatgtatggtatggatgtgattgcatggaatgagaATGAAATTGACAAGTTAGAAGTGGGACAGAATAGAGTatcaaggatggcactgagtgcaccgaggtgcacagcagttgaagccttgagaggtgacatgggatggagcaccttcagagaaagactgacaaaagccacacttaggtacaagattaggtttgagagaatggatgatgcaagaatagcaaggaaggtgtacctgtggaatgaaggtggaaggaaatggaggaagaaatgcatgagaatgacagacaggaatggattggaagttgtgtgggcgataagaatggctggtaggaatcaaaatgagcgtgaatgggtggtaacaagaggaggcagagtgggagccgaatgggatgtgagaaaatggaagaatgagatagacaaagaagtgaaatgtgtgggattgaatgaatggaagaatgagatggaaagaaagaaaaccttggaatggtacaaggagaaagaggccccgaggtatgaaaggtggtatgatggaagcctgggtggTGATCTTCTCATCCGAGCGAGgtcacagtgtatggatgtgaatgcaaggagttacaggtggtctgtgtcccgcagcaaagtgtgccagatgtgtgacatgggagaggatgagacggtggaacatgtggtgctggagtgtgtgaagtatgccagagacaggaatgagatgatgcaagtgatactgactgagttagggcatgataggaatgaaagagtggggaagacaggaaaggaatggatggtgttgttgctgggactgtgtagagaggccaatgaaaggatgattgaggcggtgaaagagtttctggagagaatgtggcgtgccaggtgtatgaacaattag